The following are from one region of the Blastocatellia bacterium genome:
- a CDS encoding glycosyltransferase, whose product MSDSEKPMNSRAWWDQYFAESWQANGGSAQTRHFMERLLAELSAPDKAYLRSRPLDVLDWGCAFGEGVEMLARQLPASRVAGLDFSAVALDQARRRFPEREFIFSESGDLSRSFDVIIASNCLEHFEEPLKVIEAQLPFCKNLYIALVPYDEWPLSEHHRARLTEASFPQRLGGFTRLYARQINVDPAHWHGKQLLVTYGSAAYAAERSGREVRAREQEKWNAYYTDLATVENDPAMESFGHDLAERVAALLPEGGRILEAGCGGGWQSLGLARSGRFQVTVMDFSLAALNYARRLFEREQQSAEFIYGDVFEPGAAEFDLVFNAGVLEHYTLDEQARFLRGMASRSRNLVMALVPNQSCYWYWLWRTQQASRDNWPYGKEMPMMDMSEAFEAAGLAFVGQAYMGEDWAEVFIENLSGIDRDLCDTILTLHRSALIPSPHKAYLLAALGSRAPLAGAAPQGWSRFPAQSMQQAEATAALADALALNIRGEREVSQLNIQVYQRDLRIIELTAQAAALAAESAAHAEEAQAKEANVETLTAQLAASRQAAQEKDQMAQGLAAQLGKEQALAAQLAEQEAALHKQSLAYADLERRLQQLTDEFAEKEQVAQARAAQLIEQEVVLTRQLAEQRRQTRTLSAELANQSESAQTLAAHLSEKENEAQRLAAGLAEKDQALRSLRQRLEKMNEQARRYATQLRDTSAELQRIKSTLGWRLLSLYGPIKYRYLLPIYRRLGLAPARGTARPLEPLESFTEPVSSQDKRLTEPWVEGTPAAVVTPPVDVKPGDAAHALMTAPGSLTDTAIASSAHDVICFPIIEWDFRFQRPQQLMARYAAAGHRVFYVSQQFRTSGAPYVITEKRANVFEVSLRGPALNVYTEALDERGRDALFASLDALRRDVGLAATAAFVQLPFWWPLVRQARERFAWPVIYDCMDFHAGFSTNRQEMLDAEDELLRAADLVIASSAFLEAEARKHTDKVLVVRNACDYDHFAIAERTPRARPVVGYYGAIADWFDADLVADLAAHRVDWDFVLVGSTFSGDVGRLEELPNVRLVGEKPYTEIPDWLATFDVAIIPFKRTPLTEATNPVKAYEMLAAGKPVVAVPIPEVRPLAPLVRLASTAEEFEREIKAALDERDPALRRQRQTWASEQTWERRFAALAPAVRRTFPKASIIIVTFNNLALNRLCVESLYARTEWPNFEVIIIDNASSDGTPDYLREAERELPDLRVILNDENLGFAKANNQGLRRATGELLVLLNNDTVVTRGWMTAMIRHLYAERVIGLIGPVTNAISNEARIEVGYESIGEMPGWAARYVREHDNDTFAIPMLAMFCVAMRREVFDKVGLLDERFGVGMFEDDDYCRRLESAGYQLCCTRDSFIHHWQRASFRLLGEDEYLRIYHENRNKYESKWQEAQPPVADGAPSPAPSSGGAERYRAQLKALLARIDNSRGAVIFLPSIGWNVHLFQRPHHLARTFAQYGYVAIFDSSNARDEVDGFKEVERNLFLFDGPPELLHEIPQPTLWAFTYNITRADDFPRGARIVYDWIDALDVFPYDRAMLERNHARGLREAAVVAAVTRQLHAEAIRLRPDAIYMPNGVEYDRFAKSEATIPDDPELAALLQSGKPLAGYYGALAEWFDYDLLDEVARRRTDWNFLLIGQALDESLSRHKLLERPNIRWVGPRPYESLPGYLRAFDVAMIPFAINPITLATSPLKLYEYMAAGKPVITTPMPECQQFTEVNIARHAQEFAPLLDSARAQGKDEALRKRLRAIAHGNTWAQRVEAAIAALEQNAGAPPADRSAQATSGRRSQP is encoded by the coding sequence CTCGGCGGCTTCACGCGGCTCTACGCCCGGCAGATCAATGTCGACCCGGCCCACTGGCACGGCAAACAGTTGCTCGTGACCTACGGCTCGGCGGCCTACGCGGCCGAGCGCAGCGGTCGCGAAGTTCGGGCGCGCGAGCAAGAGAAATGGAATGCCTATTACACTGACCTGGCGACCGTCGAGAACGATCCGGCGATGGAGAGCTTCGGCCACGACCTCGCCGAACGCGTCGCCGCGCTGTTGCCCGAGGGCGGGCGCATCCTCGAAGCCGGCTGCGGCGGCGGCTGGCAAAGCCTGGGGCTGGCGCGCTCGGGCCGCTTCCAGGTCACGGTGATGGACTTTTCGCTGGCGGCGCTCAATTACGCCCGCCGCTTGTTTGAGCGCGAGCAGCAGTCCGCCGAGTTCATTTATGGCGACGTCTTCGAGCCCGGCGCGGCAGAATTCGATCTGGTCTTCAACGCCGGCGTGCTGGAGCATTACACGCTCGACGAGCAGGCCCGCTTCCTGCGCGGCATGGCCAGCCGCAGCCGCAATCTGGTCATGGCCTTGGTGCCGAACCAGTCGTGTTACTGGTACTGGCTGTGGCGCACACAGCAGGCCAGCCGCGACAACTGGCCTTATGGAAAAGAGATGCCGATGATGGATATGTCAGAGGCATTTGAAGCCGCCGGCCTGGCCTTCGTCGGCCAGGCTTATATGGGCGAAGACTGGGCCGAGGTCTTTATCGAAAACCTGTCCGGCATAGATCGCGATCTGTGCGACACGATTCTCACGCTGCATCGGTCGGCGCTGATCCCGTCACCGCACAAAGCCTATCTGCTCGCCGCCCTCGGGAGCCGTGCGCCGCTTGCCGGAGCCGCGCCACAAGGCTGGTCGCGCTTCCCTGCGCAGAGTATGCAGCAGGCCGAAGCGACCGCGGCGCTCGCCGATGCCCTGGCGCTCAACATTCGCGGCGAGCGCGAAGTCAGTCAATTAAACATACAGGTGTATCAACGTGATCTGCGGATCATCGAGCTTACCGCGCAGGCGGCGGCGCTCGCCGCTGAGTCGGCGGCGCACGCCGAAGAGGCGCAAGCGAAAGAGGCAAACGTCGAGACGCTGACCGCGCAACTTGCCGCGAGCCGGCAGGCGGCACAAGAGAAAGATCAGATGGCGCAGGGCCTGGCGGCGCAACTGGGGAAAGAGCAGGCGCTGGCGGCGCAGTTGGCTGAGCAAGAAGCCGCCCTGCACAAACAATCGTTAGCCTACGCCGACCTTGAGCGCCGCTTGCAACAGCTCACCGACGAGTTCGCGGAAAAAGAACAGGTGGCACAGGCTCGCGCCGCGCAGTTGATTGAGCAAGAGGTCGTGCTGACTCGCCAGCTTGCCGAGCAACGCCGCCAGACGCGGACCTTATCGGCAGAGCTTGCCAATCAATCAGAGTCGGCGCAGACGCTCGCCGCGCACCTGAGCGAAAAGGAGAACGAAGCGCAACGGCTGGCGGCCGGGCTCGCCGAAAAAGATCAAGCCCTGCGGTCGTTGAGACAACGCCTGGAAAAAATGAACGAGCAGGCGCGGCGCTATGCGACGCAGTTGCGCGACACCTCGGCAGAGCTTCAGCGCATCAAGAGCACGCTCGGCTGGCGCTTGCTTAGCCTCTACGGGCCGATCAAGTACCGTTACCTGCTGCCGATCTATCGTCGCCTCGGGCTGGCTCCCGCGCGCGGAACCGCCCGACCCCTTGAGCCTCTGGAGTCGTTCACTGAGCCGGTCAGCTCGCAGGATAAGCGGCTGACCGAACCCTGGGTCGAGGGAACGCCGGCGGCAGTGGTAACGCCTCCTGTGGACGTAAAACCCGGCGACGCGGCGCACGCCCTGATGACCGCGCCGGGCAGCCTTACTGACACGGCCATCGCCTCAAGCGCCCATGACGTCATCTGCTTTCCGATCATCGAATGGGATTTCCGCTTCCAGCGCCCGCAGCAATTGATGGCGCGATACGCCGCCGCCGGGCACCGCGTCTTTTACGTTTCGCAGCAGTTCCGCACCTCTGGCGCACCTTACGTCATCACCGAAAAACGCGCCAACGTCTTTGAAGTATCGCTGCGCGGGCCGGCCTTGAACGTGTACACCGAAGCACTCGACGAGCGGGGCCGTGACGCGCTGTTTGCCTCGCTCGACGCCTTGCGACGCGACGTGGGGCTCGCGGCGACCGCGGCTTTTGTGCAACTGCCTTTCTGGTGGCCGCTCGTCAGGCAGGCGCGCGAACGGTTCGCCTGGCCGGTGATCTACGACTGCATGGATTTTCACGCTGGCTTTTCGACCAATCGCCAGGAGATGCTCGACGCCGAAGATGAGCTGCTGCGCGCGGCGGACCTGGTGATCGCCTCGTCGGCCTTTCTCGAAGCCGAAGCCCGCAAGCATACCGATAAGGTTCTGGTGGTTCGCAACGCCTGTGATTATGACCACTTTGCGATTGCCGAGCGGACGCCGCGTGCGCGCCCCGTGGTCGGCTATTACGGCGCGATTGCCGACTGGTTCGACGCCGACCTGGTGGCCGATCTGGCGGCGCACCGTGTTGATTGGGATTTCGTGCTGGTCGGCTCGACTTTTTCGGGAGACGTCGGCCGGCTGGAGGAACTGCCGAACGTGCGGCTCGTCGGCGAAAAGCCTTACACAGAGATTCCCGACTGGCTGGCGACCTTCGACGTCGCCATCATCCCGTTCAAGCGCACGCCGCTGACCGAAGCGACCAACCCAGTGAAAGCCTACGAGATGCTGGCCGCCGGCAAGCCCGTGGTCGCGGTGCCGATCCCCGAAGTGCGCCCGCTTGCGCCGCTGGTGCGCCTGGCTTCGACCGCCGAAGAGTTCGAGCGCGAAATCAAAGCGGCGCTCGACGAGCGCGACCCGGCGCTGCGCCGGCAGCGCCAGACATGGGCAAGCGAGCAGACCTGGGAGCGCCGCTTCGCGGCGCTGGCGCCGGCAGTGCGCCGCACTTTTCCGAAAGCCTCGATCATCATCGTTACCTTCAACAACCTGGCGCTCAACCGGCTCTGCGTCGAGAGCCTCTATGCGCGCACCGAGTGGCCGAACTTTGAAGTCATTATCATCGATAATGCATCGAGCGACGGCACGCCTGATTATCTGCGCGAGGCCGAGCGCGAGCTGCCGGACCTGCGCGTCATCCTCAACGACGAGAACCTCGGCTTTGCGAAGGCCAACAACCAGGGATTGCGGCGGGCAACCGGCGAGCTGCTGGTGCTGCTCAACAACGACACGGTGGTGACGCGCGGCTGGATGACGGCGATGATCCGCCATCTCTATGCCGAGCGCGTGATCGGTCTGATCGGCCCGGTGACTAACGCCATCTCCAACGAGGCGCGCATCGAAGTCGGCTATGAGTCAATCGGCGAGATGCCGGGCTGGGCGGCGCGCTATGTCCGCGAGCACGACAACGACACCTTTGCGATTCCCATGCTGGCGATGTTCTGCGTCGCCATGCGGCGCGAAGTCTTTGATAAGGTCGGCCTGCTCGATGAGCGATTCGGCGTCGGCATGTTTGAAGACGACGATTACTGCCGCCGCCTCGAATCTGCCGGCTATCAGTTGTGCTGCACCCGCGATTCGTTCATTCATCACTGGCAGCGCGCCTCGTTCCGCTTGCTCGGCGAGGACGAATACTTGCGCATCTATCATGAGAACCGCAACAAGTATGAGAGCAAGTGGCAGGAGGCACAGCCGCCGGTCGCTGACGGCGCGCCATCGCCCGCGCCATCATCAGGCGGCGCGGAGCGTTACCGCGCCCAGTTAAAAGCGCTGCTGGCGCGCATCGACAACAGTCGCGGCGCGGTCATCTTTCTGCCCTCAATCGGTTGGAACGTTCACCTCTTCCAGCGCCCGCACCATCTGGCGCGGACGTTCGCGCAATATGGCTATGTGGCGATCTTCGACAGCTCGAACGCACGGGACGAGGTAGACGGCTTCAAAGAGGTCGAACGCAATCTCTTTCTCTTCGACGGGCCGCCAGAGTTGTTGCACGAAATCCCGCAGCCGACGCTCTGGGCCTTCACCTACAACATCACTCGCGCCGACGATTTCCCGCGTGGGGCGCGCATCGTCTACGACTGGATTGATGCGCTCGATGTCTTCCCCTATGATCGCGCGATGCTCGAGCGCAATCATGCGCGCGGCCTGCGCGAGGCGGCAGTCGTCGCGGCGGTGACGCGGCAACTGCACGCCGAAGCGATTCGCCTGCGCCCCGACGCGATCTACATGCCGAACGGCGTCGAATACGACCGCTTTGCTAAAAGTGAGGCGACGATCCCTGACGACCCGGAGCTGGCGGCGCTTTTGCAATCGGGCAAGCCGCTGGCCGGTTACTACGGCGCGCTGGCCGAGTGGTTCGACTATGATCTGCTCGACGAAGTCGCGCGGCGGCGCACGGACTGGAATTTCCTGCTCATCGGCCAGGCGCTGGACGAGAGCCTGAGCCGGCACAAACTGCTGGAGCGCCCCAATATTCGATGGGTCGGGCCGCGCCCTTACGAATCCCTGCCCGGCTATTTGCGCGCCTTCGACGTGGCCATGATTCCATTCGCGATCAACCCGATTACCCTGGCGACCTCGCCGCTCAAACTTTATGAGTATATGGCCGCGGGCAAGCCGGTTATCACCACGCCGATGCCTGAATGCCAGCAGTTCACGGAAGTCAACATCGCGCGCCATGCCCAAGAGTTCGCGCCGCTGCTGGACAGCGCGCGGGCGCAGGGCAAAGACGAAGCATTGCGTAAGCGGCTGCGCGCCATCGCCCACGGCAACACCTGGGCGCAGCGTGTAGAGGCGGCCATCGCGGCGCTCGAACAGAACGCCGGCGCACCGCCCGCTGATCGTTCAGCGCAGGCGACAAGCGGGCGCCGCTCGCAACCGTGA
- the wecB gene encoding UDP-N-acetylglucosamine 2-epimerase (non-hydrolyzing) — MTRHHILVIAGTRPEVIKMAPVVRELERRADRFQLTFATTGQHREMLDQVLAVFDLKPQVDLELMEPSQSLARLNARALVALSDLFTELRPDTVLIQGDTTTAMAAAMAAFYQGIRVGHVEAGLRSFNPHSPFPEEMNRRVAACVTDLHFAPTQRARRHLLSEGVATEAIFLTGNTIVDALGMLNLAEAFDNRQLSAVPFRDRRVLLVTAHRRESFGEPLRAICRALVALAQRFDNIEIVYPVHLNPQVKRLVHQEIGDQPRIHLIAPVAYDDLLRLLRCCYLVLTDSGGIQEEAPSFHKPVLVLRDVTERPELIEAHAGRLVGTDTERIVEAAAELLTEPHAYIAMSQVANPFGDGLAAKRIAEILAERL; from the coding sequence ATGACACGTCATCATATTCTGGTTATCGCTGGCACACGGCCCGAAGTCATCAAGATGGCTCCGGTCGTGCGCGAGTTGGAGCGGCGCGCCGACCGCTTCCAACTCACCTTCGCGACTACGGGGCAGCACCGCGAGATGCTCGACCAGGTGCTCGCCGTTTTTGATCTCAAGCCGCAGGTTGATCTTGAGCTGATGGAGCCGTCGCAGAGCCTGGCGCGCTTGAACGCTCGCGCCCTGGTTGCCCTCTCCGACCTGTTCACAGAACTGCGCCCCGATACGGTGCTGATTCAAGGCGACACGACCACGGCGATGGCGGCGGCAATGGCGGCATTTTATCAAGGCATCCGCGTCGGCCACGTCGAAGCCGGGCTGCGCTCGTTCAACCCGCATAGTCCCTTCCCCGAAGAGATGAACCGCCGCGTTGCCGCCTGCGTCACCGACCTGCACTTCGCGCCTACGCAGCGCGCCCGCCGCCATCTGCTCAGTGAAGGCGTCGCCACTGAAGCGATCTTTCTGACCGGCAACACGATTGTTGATGCGCTGGGTATGTTGAATCTCGCCGAAGCGTTCGACAACCGCCAGTTGTCGGCGGTCCCGTTCCGCGACCGCCGCGTCTTGCTGGTGACGGCGCACCGCCGCGAGAGCTTCGGCGAGCCGTTGCGCGCCATCTGCCGGGCGCTTGTGGCCCTGGCACAACGATTCGACAATATCGAAATCGTTTACCCTGTGCATCTCAACCCGCAGGTCAAGCGCCTCGTGCATCAAGAGATCGGCGACCAGCCGCGCATTCATTTGATCGCGCCGGTCGCTTACGACGACCTGTTGCGGCTGTTGCGGTGCTGTTATCTGGTGCTGACCGATTCGGGCGGCATACAGGAAGAGGCGCCATCGTTCCACAAGCCCGTGCTGGTGCTGCGCGATGTGACCGAGCGGCCGGAGTTGATCGAAGCGCATGCGGGGCGACTGGTCGGCACAGACACCGAGCGCATCGTTGAAGCCGCCGCCGAATTGCTCACAGAGCCGCACGCCTATATCGCCATGAGTCAGGTCGCCAACCCATTCGGCGACGGGCTCGCGGCTAAGCGCATCGCCGAGATTCTTGCCGAGCGTCTGTGA
- a CDS encoding glycosyltransferase family 2 protein, with translation MRVIALLATYNEDRFIAGCLEHLFAQGVEVYLIDNSSTDHTVEIAECYVNRGLIGRETFARAGVFNLKSILNRKEELAAELDADWFMHVDADEIRVPPRSDRTLAQAFAEVEGQGYNAINFQEFTFTPTIESPDHDHPHFRETMRWYYPFLPAFPHRLNAWKRQPERVDLAWSAGHQVRFPGLRMYPDAFLLKHYLFLSVPHAIRKYANRRHDPAALEVGWHGWRERFKSQTIQLPSQAELRTYISDDQLDAANPRSQHYIAESIS, from the coding sequence ATGCGGGTTATCGCCTTATTAGCAACTTACAACGAAGACCGCTTCATTGCGGGTTGTCTTGAGCACCTGTTCGCGCAAGGCGTCGAGGTTTACCTGATAGATAACTCTTCCACAGATCACACCGTTGAGATTGCCGAATGTTACGTGAACCGGGGGCTGATCGGTAGGGAGACATTCGCGCGCGCCGGCGTATTCAACTTGAAGAGTATACTGAATCGTAAAGAGGAGCTTGCCGCCGAACTCGATGCGGACTGGTTCATGCACGTAGATGCGGATGAAATTCGCGTGCCTCCGCGCTCCGACCGTACCCTCGCACAAGCATTCGCCGAAGTCGAGGGGCAAGGCTACAACGCGATTAACTTCCAGGAATTCACCTTCACCCCGACGATAGAGTCGCCCGACCATGACCATCCCCATTTCCGCGAGACGATGCGCTGGTATTATCCGTTCCTGCCGGCGTTCCCCCACAGGCTGAATGCCTGGAAGCGGCAGCCTGAGCGGGTTGACCTGGCCTGGTCAGCCGGGCATCAGGTCCGTTTCCCGGGCCTGCGCATGTATCCCGACGCATTTCTCCTGAAGCATTACCTGTTTCTGAGCGTGCCGCATGCAATCCGTAAGTACGCAAACCGGCGGCACGACCCGGCGGCGCTGGAAGTCGGATGGCATGGATGGCGCGAGCGGTTCAAGTCGCAAACCATTCAACTGCCTTCGCAGGCGGAGCTGCGCACCTACATCTCTGACGATCAGCTCGACGCTGCCAATCCGCGCAGTCAACACTATATTGCTGAATCGATATCATAG